The following DNA comes from Elusimicrobiota bacterium.
GTCGGAGACGGGCGTACAACCCCAGCCAGAGGACGAACCAGACCCCCGTCGCCGCGCCGAGAAGGCCCGGCGTGACGTTCCAATAGACGAGCTTCTCGAGGCCGCGGGCGATGAAGCCGCCCGCGTAGGCGGCCCCGGGGCCGCTCCGCTCGAGAAGGCTGTTTTCCAGGTCCGTCAGGGGGCAGCGGCCGGCGGAAGCCATGAACGCCAGCGTCGCGCCCAGCGAGACGAGGTGCGCCGTCCGCCACGCCGGGCGCCTCCAGCACCAGAGCGGGCCGAGGACGTTGAACGCCACCACGGCCGCGTGGACGGCCAGCACCAGGTCCGCCAGGAGCTTCCAGGGCATCGTTTAAGTTTAGTCCATTATTGATGGGTTCTTTTAGCCGTTTAGGGCTACAATAAAACAATGAGACAGCTGTTCCTCGTCCCGGCGGCCGTCCTAGCACTCGGCGCCTGCGGCACGGCCACGGTCGCGATCAAATCCGACTTCGAGTTCTCCCGGATCAAGCGCGTCGCCGTCGTCGGCTTCTCCGATCACGGGGGCAGCCCGGGCTCGGGCGAGGCGCTGTCCGGCGCCTTCGAGCAGAGCCTGCTCGCGGCGGGCTACGGTCTCGTCGAGCGCGGGCAGGTGGACAAGGTCCTGCGCGAGAAGAAGCTCTCCGCCGGGGACCCCAAGGCGGCCAAGGAGATCGGCCGCCTGCTCGGCGTGGACGCTCTCCTGTTCGGGCGCATCACCGATTTCCGCGAGCCGCGGGAGTCCTTGGTCCGGGCCGACGTCGTCGACACCCATCAGGACCCGGTCTACGTCCGCCGGACCAAGCGCGTGCAGCAGCCCGACGGCACCTTCGCGAACACCGAGGTCACCGAGCTGTCCGGCTACCGGACCACGCGCGTCGTGCGCCGCGAGCCGCGCACGGTGACGACGTACGGCCGCCTGGGAGTGACCGCCCGGCTCGTCTACGTGCCGACCGGGGAGATCCTCTGGTCCGGCTCGGACTCGACGAGCGTCTACACCTTCGAGGAGTCGGCGCGCGCCGTGGCCGACTCGATCCTGAAGGCGGTCCGAAAGACCTGGCCTTCGCAGGGGAAATAGCGGATCGGGACTCGCCTTGGCCGGCGGGCCTCTTCTATTTTTTCGCTAGGGCCGCGCCGTAGCGCGCCTTGCGCTCGGCGGTGAACTCCCACCACGGCCGCCGGTCGCCGTTCTCGGCGAAGGCGACCGCGGCCATGAAGGTGTCGAGCACGCATGGGTCCTGGCGCGAGCGCGTCTTCCGGCACAGCGCCCGGTACAGCTT
Coding sequences within:
- a CDS encoding DUF2784 family protein; this translates as MPWKLLADLVLAVHAAVVAFNVLGPLWCWRRPAWRTAHLVSLGATLAFMASAGRCPLTDLENSLLERSGPGAAYAGGFIARGLEKLVYWNVTPGLLGAATGVWFVLWLGLYARLRRRERR
- a CDS encoding mitomycin resistance protein; this translates as MPNVGAATAADFRLLGLKVPADLRGRDPWKLYRALCRKTRSRQDPCVLDTFMAAVAFAENGDRRPWWEFTAERKARYGAALAKK